In Tolypothrix sp. NIES-4075, the following proteins share a genomic window:
- a CDS encoding sensor histidine kinase, translating into MNPRNTHPAKKTKSIPLRLILVVPFVLQIFAAVGLVGYLSFKNGQQAVNDLANQLIDKASQQVDEHLAIYLALPQQLSQLNADVISAGQLNFNNQRANEQYLFRQAKAFKDITYIGYVLTDGREAGAGRWINGVDLLVYENLIGDGKASEYVADKQGNRVKLLQSYEFDPWTQQGSKDAARLGKSIWGPIFTFDPGNLQISEAGKALQTQDPTSNIGFEYYVGLPARSPIYDQNGKQLGIIAIDLLLTNISEFLRNLKVSSSGQVFIIERDGMLVGSSSKHSILHKVNGKAERFSILKSPDPLIRSIASELQKRFKNFQSIQDNQELNITFNGKRQFVQVTPWRDKYGLDWLVVVTVPESDFMAEINANTRTTILLCLAALAVAILLGIYTASWITSPILRLNQASEAIAIGKLNQIVEETKVNELNILARSFNRMAQQLRDSFAALETTNQQLEQTNEVLEVRVTQRTEELSQTLHELQQMQTQLVHNEKMSALGQMVAGIAHEINNPVNFIHGNLTHVNQYTQDILQLLEAYKQHYANPPKSLQELLDEIDINFISEDLTKILQSMKVGTTRIREIVLSLRSFSRLDEAEFKKADIHEGIDNTLMILQHRFQAKNNQQEIKVIKEYGQLPSVECYAGQLNQVFMNLIANAIDALEEIEVTNNFPVPTIWIHTQLTDENKVLISIRDNGVGIPENIRSKLFNPFFTTKAVGKGTGLGLSISYQIVVEKHRGKLWCDSILGQGTKFVIEIPLKPNL; encoded by the coding sequence TTGAACCCCAGAAACACCCATCCTGCTAAGAAAACTAAATCGATACCTCTGCGCTTGATTCTTGTCGTTCCCTTTGTGCTGCAAATATTTGCGGCTGTAGGGTTGGTGGGATATCTTTCGTTTAAAAATGGGCAACAAGCAGTTAATGACCTTGCGAATCAGCTAATTGATAAAGCCAGTCAGCAAGTTGATGAACATTTAGCGATTTATCTAGCTTTACCGCAGCAACTGAGCCAACTTAATGCGGATGTAATTTCCGCAGGACAACTCAATTTCAATAATCAAAGGGCAAACGAGCAATATCTCTTTAGACAAGCCAAAGCCTTTAAGGATATCACATATATAGGCTATGTATTAACCGACGGCAGAGAAGCTGGAGCGGGACGCTGGATTAACGGTGTGGATCTGCTAGTCTACGAAAATTTGATTGGAGATGGCAAAGCGTCAGAATATGTTGCAGATAAGCAGGGAAATCGCGTTAAACTTTTGCAAAGCTATGAGTTTGATCCCTGGACGCAACAAGGCAGTAAAGATGCAGCGCGATTAGGCAAATCTATTTGGGGTCCTATCTTTACGTTTGATCCAGGGAATTTACAAATTAGCGAAGCGGGTAAAGCACTGCAAACTCAAGACCCAACTTCCAATATTGGATTTGAATATTATGTCGGCTTACCTGCCAGATCTCCAATCTACGATCAAAACGGTAAGCAACTCGGTATAATCGCCATTGATCTGCTGCTGACCAATATCAGTGAGTTTCTTCGTAACCTAAAAGTCAGTTCTTCTGGGCAAGTCTTTATCATCGAGCGCGATGGAATGCTTGTTGGCAGTTCTAGTAAGCATTCCATATTGCATAAAGTAAATGGAAAAGCAGAACGATTTAGTATTCTTAAAAGTCCCGACCCGTTGATTCGCAGTATTGCTAGTGAGTTACAAAAAAGGTTTAAAAATTTTCAATCTATCCAGGATAATCAAGAGCTTAATATCACCTTCAACGGAAAACGTCAGTTTGTACAAGTGACTCCGTGGCGAGATAAATATGGTTTAGACTGGCTCGTAGTTGTGACGGTGCCAGAATCAGACTTCATGGCAGAAATTAACGCTAATACTCGCACAACCATCTTATTATGTTTGGCGGCATTGGCAGTTGCAATTCTATTAGGAATATATACAGCAAGCTGGATTACCAGTCCAATTCTACGTTTGAACCAAGCTTCAGAAGCAATTGCAATTGGAAAACTGAATCAAATTGTCGAAGAAACTAAGGTTAACGAACTGAATATTCTTGCTCGTTCTTTTAACAGAATGGCGCAGCAATTGCGAGATTCTTTTGCAGCTTTAGAGACAACAAATCAACAACTAGAACAGACAAACGAAGTTTTAGAAGTTCGTGTAACTCAAAGGACAGAAGAACTTTCTCAAACACTCCACGAACTACAACAAATGCAAACTCAGTTAGTGCATAATGAAAAAATGTCAGCACTAGGGCAAATGGTTGCCGGAATCGCACATGAAATCAATAACCCAGTGAATTTTATCCACGGCAACCTTACCCACGTCAATCAGTATACACAAGATATATTGCAATTACTTGAGGCGTATAAACAACATTATGCAAATCCGCCGAAATCACTTCAAGAATTACTTGATGAAATTGATATTAACTTTATTAGCGAAGACTTAACTAAAATTCTTCAGTCGATGAAAGTTGGTACAACTCGCATCCGAGAAATTGTCTTATCACTCCGAAGCTTTTCGCGTTTAGATGAAGCCGAATTCAAAAAAGCGGATATTCACGAAGGCATCGACAATACATTAATGATTTTACAACACCGTTTTCAGGCAAAAAATAACCAACAAGAAATTAAAGTTATTAAAGAATACGGTCAATTACCTTCTGTTGAATGCTATGCCGGACAGTTAAATCAGGTATTTATGAACTTAATTGCAAATGCTATTGATGCACTAGAAGAAATAGAAGTAACTAATAATTTTCCAGTGCCGACAATTTGGATTCATACCCAACTAACAGATGAAAATAAGGTATTAATCTCGATTCGTGATAATGGCGTAGGTATTCCGGAAAACATTCGCTCTAAATTATTTAATCCTTTCTTTACTACCAAAGCTGTAGGCAAAGGAACTGGTTTAGGATTATCTATCAGCTATCAAATAGTAGTTGAAAAGCATCGCGGTAAATTATGGTGTGATTCAATACTAGGTCAAGGTACAAAATTTGTGATTGAGATACCGTTAAAGCCAAATTTATAG
- a CDS encoding SPL family radical SAM protein gives MAKARYEGYSEGTPTKLVKETFGDTKIYAQNAKSILNPATGFIAAYDLTLNPYRGCQYGCSYCYATAFSPNYNMRQDWGKWVIIKENAALVLEKDLESWYKKNPNKFPTIYMSSVTDPYQPIESKYQLTRSLLEVMLEYRPTLVIQTRSPIK, from the coding sequence ATGGCAAAAGCTCGTTATGAAGGATATTCTGAAGGCACTCCGACAAAGTTAGTTAAAGAAACTTTTGGTGATACTAAAATTTATGCTCAAAATGCTAAATCTATACTAAATCCGGCAACTGGTTTTATCGCTGCTTATGATTTGACTTTAAATCCTTATCGGGGTTGTCAATACGGTTGTAGTTATTGTTATGCTACTGCTTTTAGTCCTAATTATAACATGCGGCAAGATTGGGGAAAATGGGTAATTATCAAGGAAAATGCTGCACTAGTTTTAGAAAAAGATTTGGAAAGCTGGTACAAGAAAAACCCCAACAAGTTTCCGACAATTTATATGAGTAGCGTTACAGATCCTTATCAACCTATTGAGTCTAAATATCAGCTAACGCGCTCTTTATTAGAGGTAATGCTTGAATATCGTCCAACGTTGGTGATTCAAACTCGCAGCCCAATTAAGTAG
- a CDS encoding DUF6439 family protein, translating into MSQSTQLPKTSQLDELSTIELAQALMERLSISPNDWHRLKSNRNSRASEQAAAALVFLLKNQPTEALARLQQASGWLDRSISAPPCPSHGDKGLGTRD; encoded by the coding sequence ATGTCCCAATCCACCCAGCTGCCTAAAACCAGTCAATTAGATGAATTAAGCACCATAGAATTAGCCCAAGCTCTCATGGAGAGGTTGAGCATTTCTCCTAACGATTGGCATCGCCTTAAGTCTAACCGCAATTCTCGCGCCAGTGAACAAGCCGCTGCCGCTCTTGTGTTTCTCCTCAAAAATCAGCCTACTGAAGCTCTTGCTAGATTACAACAAGCATCTGGTTGGTTAGATCGCTCTATTTCCGCACCACCTTGTCCAAGTCACGGGGATAAGGGACTAGGGACTAGGGACTAG
- the ureA gene encoding urease subunit gamma gives MQLTPQEKDKLLIFTAALLAERRKDRGLKLNYPEAIAYISAAILEGARDGQTVADLMSYGTTLLTTDEVMEGVSEMVHEVQVEATFPDGTKLVTVHNPIR, from the coding sequence ATGCAACTTACGCCGCAGGAGAAGGATAAGCTGTTGATTTTTACGGCTGCTTTGTTAGCAGAAAGGCGTAAAGATAGAGGTTTGAAGTTGAATTATCCGGAGGCGATCGCTTATATTTCTGCTGCTATTTTGGAGGGTGCAAGAGATGGACAAACTGTTGCAGATTTAATGAGTTATGGTACAACTTTGTTAACAACAGATGAGGTGATGGAAGGTGTGTCGGAAATGGTGCATGAAGTGCAAGTGGAGGCGACTTTTCCTGATGGGACTAAGTTGGTAACTGTGCATAATCCTATTAGATAA
- the groL gene encoding chaperonin GroEL (60 kDa chaperone family; promotes refolding of misfolded polypeptides especially under stressful conditions; forms two stacked rings of heptamers to form a barrel-shaped 14mer; ends can be capped by GroES; misfolded proteins enter the barrel where they are refolded when GroES binds), producing MAKRIIYNENARRALERGMDILAEAVAVTLGPKGRNVVLEKKFGAPQIVNDGVTIAKEIELEDHVENTGVALIRQAASKTNDAAGDGTTTATVLAHAMVKEGLRNVAAGANAISLKRGIDKATGFLVKSIADQARPVGDSKAIAQVAAISAGNDEEVGQMIAQAMDRVGKEGVISLEEGKSMTTELEITEGMRFDKGYISPYFATDPERMEAVFDEPYILLTDKKIALVQDLVPVLEQVARAGRPLVILAEDIEKEALATLVVNRLRGVLNVAAVKAPGFGDRRKAMLEDIAVLTGGQLITEDAGLKLDNTKLDMLGKARRITITKDNTTIVAEGNDVAVKARCEQIRRQMDETESSYDKEKLQERLAKLAGGVAVVKVGAATETEMKDKKLRLEDAINATKAAVEEGIVPGGGTTLAHLTPQLEEWANGSLKGEELIGALIVARALPAPLKRIAENAGQNGAVIAERVKEKEFNVGYNAATNEFVDLFEAGIVDPAKVTRSALQNAASIAGMVLTTECIVVDKPEPKDAAPAGGGGMGGGDFDY from the coding sequence ATGGCAAAGCGCATTATCTATAACGAAAACGCCCGTCGCGCCCTCGAACGAGGCATGGACATCCTGGCTGAAGCTGTGGCTGTTACCCTTGGTCCCAAGGGTCGTAACGTGGTGCTAGAGAAGAAATTTGGCGCACCACAAATTGTCAATGATGGTGTGACGATCGCCAAAGAAATCGAATTAGAAGACCACGTAGAAAACACTGGCGTTGCTTTGATTCGTCAGGCTGCTTCTAAAACCAACGATGCTGCTGGTGACGGTACAACAACTGCAACCGTGCTAGCTCACGCAATGGTCAAAGAAGGCTTGCGGAACGTTGCAGCGGGTGCAAATGCGATTTCCTTGAAGCGCGGTATTGACAAAGCTACCGGCTTTTTGGTAAAGAGCATTGCTGACCAAGCCCGTCCCGTAGGAGATTCTAAAGCGATCGCTCAAGTTGCGGCAATTTCGGCTGGTAACGACGAAGAAGTCGGTCAGATGATTGCTCAAGCAATGGACAGAGTAGGCAAAGAAGGCGTAATTTCCCTAGAAGAAGGGAAATCTATGACCACCGAATTAGAAATCACTGAAGGGATGCGCTTTGACAAAGGCTACATCTCTCCTTATTTTGCAACCGATCCCGAACGGATGGAAGCGGTGTTTGATGAGCCTTACATCTTGCTCACAGACAAGAAAATCGCTTTGGTACAAGACCTCGTACCAGTGTTAGAGCAAGTTGCTCGTGCTGGTCGTCCTTTGGTGATTCTCGCCGAAGATATTGAAAAAGAAGCTTTGGCAACTTTGGTTGTGAACAGACTGCGTGGCGTGTTGAACGTTGCTGCTGTCAAGGCTCCTGGATTTGGCGATCGCCGCAAGGCTATGCTAGAAGATATCGCCGTTCTCACTGGCGGTCAACTAATCACCGAAGATGCTGGTTTGAAGCTTGACAACACCAAGCTAGATATGCTAGGTAAAGCTCGCCGCATCACCATCACCAAAGACAACACCACAATTGTTGCCGAAGGTAACGACGTTGCTGTGAAAGCGCGTTGCGAACAAATCCGTCGTCAGATGGATGAAACCGAATCGAGCTACGACAAAGAAAAGCTGCAAGAGCGTTTGGCTAAACTTGCTGGTGGTGTCGCAGTCGTGAAAGTCGGTGCAGCAACCGAAACCGAAATGAAGGACAAGAAGCTGCGCTTAGAAGACGCTATCAACGCTACCAAAGCTGCTGTGGAAGAAGGTATCGTTCCTGGTGGTGGTACAACTCTCGCTCACTTGACACCTCAGCTCGAAGAATGGGCAAATGGCAGCTTGAAGGGTGAAGAGTTAATTGGTGCTTTGATTGTAGCTCGTGCTTTGCCTGCTCCTCTGAAGCGGATTGCTGAAAACGCCGGTCAGAATGGTGCTGTCATTGCTGAACGTGTGAAAGAGAAGGAATTCAACGTTGGCTACAACGCTGCGACTAACGAGTTTGTAGATTTGTTTGAAGCTGGTATTGTTGACCCTGCTAAAGTGACTCGTTCTGCTTTGCAAAACGCTGCTTCTATCGCTGGTATGGTGTTGACAACCGAATGTATCGTTGTTGACAAGCCTGAGCCGAAGGATGCTGCTCCTGCTGGTGGCGGCGGTATGGGTGGTGGCGACTTCGATTATTAA
- a CDS encoding urease accessory protein UreD, with the protein MNQCNYQAESENGWHGKLNLVYADRLGTTALIHNSHQAPLKVQRPFYPEGQQVCHSVILHTAGGVVGGDRMTLDFHLQPNTQALITTAAASKIYRSNGTQAKQSIKIQVDAGACLEWFPQETIVFNGAIYRQDLRVELATGASYLGWEITRFGRSARGEKFVQGEWRNHTEIWQQGKPLWIDRQWLPGSEEVFHSPHGLAGQPITGNLVLVGGVVSAEIVEKARSKWNGGGEAGVTRLENGFLCRYRGSSTYEVRNWFIDVWQLLRMSFLNCDKCIPRVWQI; encoded by the coding sequence GTGAATCAATGTAACTATCAAGCAGAATCAGAAAATGGCTGGCATGGCAAACTTAATTTAGTCTATGCCGATCGCCTGGGGACAACTGCCCTAATTCATAACTCCCATCAAGCCCCGCTGAAGGTACAACGCCCATTTTATCCAGAAGGACAGCAAGTTTGTCATAGCGTCATTTTACATACGGCTGGGGGCGTTGTGGGAGGCGATCGCATGACTCTTGATTTTCACCTCCAACCCAACACTCAAGCATTAATTACTACAGCCGCTGCTAGTAAAATTTATCGCAGTAACGGCACTCAAGCAAAACAAAGCATCAAAATACAAGTTGATGCTGGCGCTTGTTTGGAATGGTTCCCCCAAGAAACTATTGTTTTTAACGGGGCAATTTATCGGCAAGATTTACGGGTAGAATTAGCTACGGGAGCTAGTTATTTAGGCTGGGAAATTACTCGATTTGGTCGCAGTGCTAGAGGTGAGAAATTTGTGCAAGGAGAATGGCGCAATCATACTGAAATTTGGCAGCAAGGCAAACCGTTGTGGATTGATAGACAATGGCTACCGGGTAGTGAAGAAGTTTTCCACAGTCCCCACGGCTTGGCTGGGCAACCAATTACAGGTAATCTAGTTTTGGTGGGAGGTGTCGTGAGCGCGGAAATTGTGGAAAAAGCACGTTCAAAGTGGAATGGAGGAGGGGAAGCTGGGGTTACTCGTTTAGAAAATGGATTTTTGTGTCGATATCGTGGTTCTTCAACCTATGAGGTGAGAAACTGGTTTATTGATGTTTGGCAGCTGCTGCGGATGTCTTTTTTGAATTGTGATAAGTGTATACCTAGGGTTTGGCAAATTTAA
- a CDS encoding type II toxin-antitoxin system HicB family antitoxin: MERLLNIHIEKLAEGVYLATSDELQGLVAQGRTVAETLEIAT, encoded by the coding sequence ATGGAAAGATTACTTAACATCCATATTGAAAAATTAGCAGAAGGTGTTTATTTAGCAACATCAGATGAGCTTCAAGGTTTAGTCGCTCAAGGACGGACGGTTGCTGAGACTCTAGAAATAGCTACATAA
- a CDS encoding class I SAM-dependent methyltransferase, producing MSQTNPETTPLYTLNPLTRFSDRAADYVNYRPSYPAAAIDIILEGLAPPTQLLAADIGAGTGISSRLLGKKGVSVIAVEPNAAMREAAQSHPKVEFRDGTAEVTNLPDASVDLVTSFQAFHWFNPEPTLQEFHRILKPSGRLAVVWNNRDREDTFTAEYTRIVRAASNGERVDERMKFVEPLLVSPHFVNLREYIFVYRQELDLTGLIGRSMSYSSVPRSGPMQQQLVAGLRDLYQRFANERGFVYIVHSTSVHIAEAIEN from the coding sequence ATGAGCCAAACTAACCCGGAAACAACACCGCTATACACCCTCAATCCACTAACCCGATTTTCCGACAGAGCAGCGGATTATGTAAACTATCGACCAAGCTACCCAGCCGCAGCAATTGATATTATCTTGGAAGGGTTAGCACCACCGACGCAACTTTTAGCAGCAGATATTGGTGCGGGTACTGGTATCTCCTCACGGTTGTTAGGTAAAAAAGGAGTTAGCGTCATTGCTGTTGAACCAAATGCAGCGATGAGAGAAGCAGCTCAATCACATCCAAAAGTTGAATTTCGAGATGGAACAGCAGAAGTTACTAACTTACCTGATGCATCTGTTGATTTGGTAACTAGTTTTCAAGCTTTTCATTGGTTTAATCCAGAACCAACTTTGCAAGAATTCCACCGCATTTTGAAACCATCGGGAAGGTTGGCAGTAGTGTGGAATAACCGCGATCGCGAAGATACTTTCACGGCTGAATATACGCGAATAGTACGCGCAGCATCGAATGGGGAACGAGTAGACGAACGGATGAAATTTGTCGAGCCACTGTTAGTTAGTCCACATTTTGTTAATCTCCGCGAATATATTTTTGTTTATCGGCAAGAGTTAGATTTAACTGGACTAATTGGTCGTTCGATGAGTTATTCTTCTGTTCCTCGTTCTGGACCAATGCAGCAGCAACTTGTGGCAGGTTTGCGGGATTTATATCAGCGTTTTGCTAATGAGCGTGGTTTTGTTTACATTGTTCATAGCACTAGCGTACATATCGCTGAAGCAATTGAAAATTAA
- the groES gene encoding co-chaperone GroES has protein sequence MAAVSLSVSTVKPLGDRVFVKVSASEEKTAGGLYLPDTAKEKPQVGEVVAVGDGKLKDDGGRQALDVKVGDKVLYSKYAGTDIKLGTDEYVLLSEKDILAVVS, from the coding sequence ATGGCAGCTGTATCTCTAAGCGTTTCTACCGTAAAACCTTTAGGCGATCGCGTTTTTGTAAAAGTGAGCGCCTCTGAAGAAAAGACCGCAGGTGGTCTGTATTTGCCCGACACAGCCAAAGAAAAGCCCCAAGTAGGCGAAGTGGTTGCTGTCGGTGATGGCAAGCTCAAAGACGACGGGGGTCGTCAAGCATTGGATGTAAAAGTCGGTGACAAGGTGCTGTACTCTAAGTACGCCGGTACCGACATCAAACTCGGCACTGACGAGTATGTCCTGCTTTCAGAAAAAGACATTTTAGCGGTAGTTAGCTAA
- a CDS encoding ATP-binding protein — protein MITISLRPVGRNWGTISFASTLYLCPILDLLLAEIPVKLQAELRLGLQEALVNAAKHGNHLDPGKTVVVRFSLIDNQYWWIISDQGSGFSPCCTCDRDPTDYLPPDESENGRGMTLLHHIFDQVEWNRKGTELRLCKQLDNRPRLSLRR, from the coding sequence GTGATTACCATTTCGCTCCGTCCAGTTGGACGTAATTGGGGCACAATTAGTTTCGCCTCAACTCTATATCTCTGTCCAATATTAGATTTACTATTGGCAGAAATTCCCGTGAAGTTGCAAGCCGAGCTGCGACTGGGACTTCAAGAAGCCCTAGTCAATGCAGCAAAACATGGCAATCATCTTGATCCCGGTAAAACAGTAGTAGTCCGTTTTTCCTTAATAGATAATCAGTATTGGTGGATTATATCAGATCAAGGCAGCGGATTTAGTCCATGTTGTACATGCGATCGCGATCCCACAGATTATCTACCACCAGATGAATCAGAAAACGGTCGGGGTATGACTCTCCTGCATCACATTTTCGATCAGGTAGAGTGGAACCGCAAAGGCACAGAATTAAGACTTTGCAAACAGCTAGATAATCGACCGAGATTATCTCTGCGACGTTAG
- a CDS encoding 4-Cys prefix domain-containing protein, with amino-acid sequence MSYCINPHCPKPLDPANANNCICRNCGSEILLQGRYRVLKQLAKGGFGETFEVDDCGTTKVLKVLTENNSKAILHKLAICCINKS; translated from the coding sequence ATGAGCTATTGTATCAATCCCCATTGTCCAAAACCTCTTGACCCAGCGAATGCGAACAATTGCATTTGTCGTAACTGTGGGTCAGAGATACTCCTGCAAGGTCGTTATCGGGTACTCAAACAACTAGCTAAAGGAGGTTTTGGCGAAACTTTTGAAGTTGATGATTGTGGCACAACTAAAGTTTTAAAAGTGCTGACTGAGAACAACTCCAAAGCCATACTTCATAAACTTGCAATCTGCTGTATCAACAAATCCTAG
- a CDS encoding response regulator transcription factor, with protein MDPSATSATAMKEPSMKDHKRLLLIDDDPNLILLVKDYLEFRGYEVITGENGREALEILEQDIPDMIICDVMMPEMDGYTFVEQVRQNERTSWIPVLFLSAKGQSADRVKGLNKGADVYMVKPFEPEELVAQVESSLKQTIRWKEHQAKGGENGSRIQVPFDVQLTPTELKVVQFVARGLANREIAEELNVSQRTVESHVSNMLGKTNLHNRTELARWAIENQMA; from the coding sequence ATGGACCCAAGCGCGACAAGTGCCACTGCTATGAAAGAGCCCAGCATGAAAGATCACAAAAGACTTCTACTGATTGATGATGACCCTAACCTCATCTTGCTGGTGAAGGACTACTTGGAATTCCGTGGATATGAAGTCATCACTGGGGAAAATGGTCGGGAAGCTCTGGAAATTTTAGAGCAGGATATCCCTGACATGATCATCTGCGACGTGATGATGCCGGAAATGGACGGATATACTTTTGTTGAACAAGTCCGGCAAAACGAACGCACTAGCTGGATTCCCGTTCTTTTCCTTTCTGCGAAAGGTCAAAGTGCCGACAGAGTTAAAGGATTAAATAAAGGTGCTGATGTCTACATGGTCAAACCTTTTGAACCTGAAGAACTCGTTGCCCAAGTTGAATCTTCGCTCAAACAAACTATCCGCTGGAAAGAACACCAAGCAAAAGGAGGAGAAAACGGTTCCCGCATTCAAGTTCCCTTCGATGTGCAGCTAACTCCAACCGAACTAAAAGTAGTTCAGTTTGTTGCTAGGGGTTTAGCTAACCGGGAAATCGCTGAAGAACTAAACGTCAGTCAGCGCACCGTTGAAAGCCACGTTTCCAATATGTTGGGCAAAACCAATTTGCACAACCGTACTGAATTAGCGCGGTGGGCAATTGAAAATCAAATGGCGTAA
- a CDS encoding urease subunit beta translates to MIPGEIITSDGEIELNAGRETVKLLVGNMGDRPIQVGSHFHFFEVNAALNFDREQARGMRLDIPAGTAVRFEPGDEKEVTLIPLAGSRQVYGFNAKINGQL, encoded by the coding sequence ATGATTCCTGGAGAAATTATTACGTCTGATGGGGAAATTGAATTAAATGCGGGTCGTGAAACGGTAAAGTTGCTGGTAGGAAATATGGGAGATAGACCAATTCAAGTTGGTTCGCATTTTCACTTTTTTGAAGTTAATGCAGCTTTAAATTTTGATAGGGAACAAGCAAGGGGAATGCGTCTTGATATTCCTGCTGGGACTGCTGTAAGGTTTGAACCAGGAGATGAAAAAGAAGTAACTTTAATTCCTCTTGCTGGTAGCCGGCAAGTTTACGGTTTTAATGCCAAAATTAATGGTCAATTATAA
- the asnS gene encoding asparagine--tRNA ligase, protein MVKRRIVEILRSGQPDESLLIQGWVRTKRELKGFSFIEVNDGSSLASLQVVMNQDLPDYEAIIKKLNTGASVEVTGVLVPSQGKGQRIELKAETVKVYGEADPETYPLQKKRHSYEFLRTIGHLRSRTNSFGAVFRVRNACATAIHQFFQERGFLWVHTPIITASDCEGAGELFNVTGLNLKDIPRTENNAVDYAQDFFGRPTYLTVSGQLEAEVMAMAFSNVYTFGPTFRAENSNTSRHLAEFWMVEPEMAFCDLDGDMDLAEAFLKHVFKYVLETCPEDMEFFNQRIDDTVLSTADNIINNEFQRLTYTEAISLLEKADVKFEYPVSWGLDLQSEHERYLAEQLFKKPVIVCDYPAKIKAFYMRLSDDEKTVRAMDILAPKIGEIIGGSQREERLDVLEKRIIAQGMQPEDLWWYLDLRRYGTVPHAGFGLGFERLVQFMTGMGNIRDVIPFPRTPQSAEF, encoded by the coding sequence ATGGTCAAGCGACGGATAGTAGAAATATTGCGAAGTGGTCAACCTGATGAGTCTCTTTTAATTCAAGGGTGGGTACGGACAAAACGCGAGTTGAAAGGATTTTCTTTTATCGAAGTTAATGACGGTTCATCGCTGGCTAGTTTGCAAGTCGTGATGAATCAAGATTTGCCAGATTATGAGGCTATCATCAAAAAGCTGAATACAGGTGCTTCGGTTGAAGTAACAGGGGTACTAGTTCCTTCCCAAGGTAAAGGACAGCGAATTGAGTTGAAAGCCGAAACGGTGAAAGTCTACGGTGAGGCTGATCCCGAAACTTATCCGCTACAAAAGAAACGTCATTCTTATGAGTTTTTGCGGACCATTGGACACTTGCGATCGCGTACCAATTCCTTTGGTGCAGTTTTCCGCGTCAGAAACGCTTGTGCGACAGCAATTCACCAATTTTTTCAAGAACGCGGCTTTTTGTGGGTTCACACTCCCATCATCACCGCTAGCGATTGCGAAGGAGCGGGTGAACTTTTCAACGTCACCGGTTTGAACCTAAAAGACATTCCCCGTACTGAGAATAACGCTGTAGACTACGCTCAAGACTTTTTTGGCAGACCGACATACCTAACAGTAAGCGGTCAATTAGAAGCCGAAGTTATGGCGATGGCTTTTAGTAACGTTTATACATTTGGTCCCACCTTCCGTGCGGAAAATTCCAACACATCACGCCATTTAGCAGAATTTTGGATGGTCGAGCCAGAAATGGCTTTTTGTGATTTAGATGGGGATATGGATTTAGCCGAAGCGTTTCTGAAACACGTTTTCAAATATGTGTTAGAAACTTGCCCCGAAGATATGGAATTTTTTAATCAGCGCATAGATGATACCGTTTTGTCAACGGCGGATAACATTATTAATAATGAATTTCAGCGCCTAACTTATACAGAAGCAATTTCCCTATTAGAAAAAGCTGATGTCAAGTTTGAATATCCGGTAAGTTGGGGTTTAGATTTACAATCAGAACACGAACGTTATCTAGCCGAACAATTATTTAAAAAGCCTGTTATAGTGTGTGATTATCCAGCAAAAATCAAAGCGTTTTATATGCGCTTAAGCGATGATGAAAAGACAGTGCGAGCAATGGATATACTCGCACCGAAAATAGGCGAAATTATTGGCGGTTCTCAACGTGAAGAACGTTTAGATGTGTTGGAAAAGCGGATAATAGCGCAGGGAATGCAGCCAGAAGATTTGTGGTGGTATCTTGACTTGCGTCGTTATGGTACGGTTCCCCACGCTGGTTTTGGGCTGGGTTTTGAGCGCTTGGTGCAATTCATGACGGGTATGGGAAATATTCGCGATGTAATTCCGTTCCCCAGAACACCGCAAAGTGCCGAGTTTTAG